The nucleotide window ATTAGCCCTGCTGGCTACGCAAGAGCTACGAAACGGTTAATCTCGCACTGGGATGTGGAGGGCTTTTACGAGGCGTCAATGTCGGTCTGGAAACAACTTTACAATCGGAGAGAAGCGCGAGAGGCTGCGGGCAAACTGGAGGAAAATTACCAGGAGTGTAAGTGCACTTGAGTGTTGTCTTTTTGCTCtggggaaaaaagagaaagaccaaaatataaaagataacaacaaaagagagaaaagaatgCCGTCCAAGATTGAAGTTCAGAGTTTATGACTGATACCAAAAAAAATCATCCAGTGTCCTCCATCGTGGCTGATGTGGACTCACACATCTTGCTTATACAGGGGCTCAAGATACTACAGCTACAAAGGTAATCCTTACCtctaagtacctacctgcctacccACCTCATTCATCTCAAACATAAGTTGTCATTTGCATCTAGTTTTCAATGAGCCCTGAgcctgtttttttttgttctcttttttttcttcttttttttcgtttcttGTGGGACAACTTCTAACATTGGACTCTGCCAAGCACCATCGACCGTCAAGCGCAAGCAGTCAGCGAACTGGAGAACGTCAAAAAGACTCTCGAGggaacaccaccaccagcaccagcttCTAAGccagatggaggaggatcatcttcatcgtcctAGTTCTCGTGGCCAACCAATACGTAGGTATCGATCCGGCCTTTCTCGGAGTGCAAGCAGCTAGCCGGGATGCATCAGGAGTCtataagagagagagagaaatatggaggaagaaaaaggatgtCCGATGTACGGAGTTGAGCAGTTATGATGTTATAAGACGCAGTAGCTCTTTGGACGAAGAAATGGAGAGAAAAGATCCCCCCTGTTAAGGAGTATAGATAAGTCCAAGTAGTGCCAGCAGCCTGTGAGACCGGGGAGCGTGCAGTAAAGCAAGCAAAAGATACTATTACCacctattatacctatttccACTTGTGTTACTAGTGTCTGATCGTGGTGATATGGATGTCGGGTGCCTTGATTGAGTAAACTGAACCTGGTCCGGTCTGGCTGGGACGTCCTAGCTGGTAGCAGCTACAACGGATGTCTGTTAAAGTCAGCTTGCTTTCAGCGACTGGTTACCGCTTCGTAGCGGGTACTGTGCTAACACTACCTTACTCTCCGGTGCTAGTGGTGGAGACCGGTGGCCCAACCGCACCCTGCCGTGCACCACCCCCCCCCTATGGCCGCTGTAAATAAAAGCCGCTACAGAGATACCTCTAACCAAGTACTTTGAAGAATTTATTGCATCTGTCCTCATCTTCTTACTTGTCTAAATCAAAGAAAACTTGTGTAAATAGTTTCAGAATATGCGTTCTTAGGAGAGAGCCAAAACAGACCGGTTTGTTATTATTGGGCGGGAATATGCAAGTGAGTGTCTGTTAAGGTATACTTCCTCCCGGGTACCCCACCATTCCTCTTCGCAGAATACCGTACCGGGCCTGCGTATACGCTGGCGACCTAACGCTTTGCGTTCTTGAGCCGACAGCCTGTTGCATAGACCTAGGTAGTGATCGTTGGGAatctcccttctttcttAATCATTGGGGTATTAGAGAAAGTCATATATTGAATAgaagctacctaggtatcgaTAAGAAAGCGTCTATGCTAGATGTTTTATCGATTAGCTTCGGCTTCCCCCAACAGCACTTGAAAAATGGCGTTTTGTACGTACCGGAGGTCATAGGTGTCATGAAGGTTTGGAAGAGTTCCTCACACTGTTGTGATTGATGAGTAGGTATAGAGGACGAAAGCTACAGCGATGGCATTAAAACTATTTTTGCTTTGCCACTTccgtacactacctacattcttctacctacctgtacTTTAAAGATTCAAGAACTTCTTTGGAATAGGAACACGCACCGCTCGAATAAACTCGGCGAATCCTTTGCCCAGCGCGTCCAGCAGACGAGAGCTGCTGACTCCTCTACCCAGGGGACCGTAGACGACAAAATGCACGGCCTTGATAAGCGGCATCTCGACGCGCTCCACAAAGTACCAGTCCTTCCAGTCGGTGCCCATAAGGTCCTGCATCTTCTTGCGGGTCATGAACGAGCGTAACCAGTCCCACTCCTCTGCGGTGTGCACCAAGATGCCAATATTGACGTTGGCACCCTTGTCCCCCGAGCGGGCGAGCGCGATGTCCCCGAGCGGGCGGTCAACGGTGGGGCCGAAGCTCGCCAAGTCCACCGGATTGGACGTCTCGTAGTTGTCGCGCGCGGCGAGGCGCTCGGTCTTTTGCGGCGGGCCAACGACAAGCTTCTTTACTTTGTGGGTCGAGGGGTCGATGATGATATTGATGCTCTCTTCAAGCTCTTTCTGCTCGACAATGGCTGGGCAGTAGGCGTTGAAGGGGATCGGCCGGAGCTGGCGCATGTCGAGAGTGCTGTGCATGCCTAAAGATTTCGTCAACAagacaggtaggtaggtctaTCTGGTTTGGACTATTACTAGGTTGTATCTTACCCGCGAAATGGGCCATGCCATTGTACGTCCAGGCCTGTGCGAGCTTGCCGAGCGTGGCGGCATCCTTGGCCTGTGCAAAGATGCGGAGAGACGTTGTCGACTCGAGCTGGCACCGAGGGTTCTCCGCAGGGACGCCTATCCGCTGGAAGTCAAGCGTGTCGAACTGCTCGAGCAGGCCCCATTCCTGCAACTTGGAGCGGACCTGCGCCTCTTGAAGCTCGTACTTCTTCGCTGTGGCGTAGCCCGTCGCGTTGATGGTGATCTCGCACTGGAAGCCTCCCTTGTAGAAGACGGCAAACTTGGTGGTCGGAGGCGGCGGGTATCCTTTGACACCGCTGACGTGAACACGGTTCTTGGACTCTTCCTTGACCTGGATGTGGGTGATGTCGGCCTTTACATCGCTGTTCAGGTAGATGTTGCCCTGAAGCTCGTACAGCAGCTGGCACTTGACGGTATCCTCCGTGACAAAGCCCGGCAAAGCCTCGTGCTTGGTGACGACACATTCGCCCTTGGAGTCAATCTCGACAATCGGCAAGCCGAGGTTGAGCAGATCTTTGATGTCGTACTTGTAGAAGCCAGCAAAGTTGGCGCCGGTAACGTATGTAGAGCATTCGATTAGGTGTCCCGCGATCAGAGACCCGGCGAGTTCGTCGTAGGCCGAGTCTGGCCAGCCATGCCACCAGGCTGCGGCGGCCATGACGGGCGAGGCGTCTGAGACACGGCCGCAGATGATAATATCtgccccctcctccaggcCGCGCTTGATCGCACGGATGCCGAGATATGCGTTGGCGGAGACAACCATGTTGCTGCCGGGACTCTTCAAGAAGTCTTTAGTGCCTTGGACGAGTGTGACCTCAGGGTTCTCCGCGTCCAAGTGCTTTAGACGCTCTTGCTTGTCAATAAGCTCATGAACGCGTGGTAGCAAGTCGTCGCCCTCAACATAGGCTACCTTCAAGTTCAGCTTCTTCTCTTGAACCTGAAATCCAGCTTTTGTTAGGGAATGCAGTGTCAAGCGCagttaggtacctatcttACTAGATTGTGGGTCTTCTCGGCTAGTCCGCGCGGGTTCAGGCATCCTCCGTTGATGATGACCTTgatcctcttctccttgaggATCTCGACTGACTTGCAAAGGCCGTCCCACGCGGTCGGCATCCACCCAGGGTGCTGCCCATTCCTGTAGGCCTCGGCGTCATTGGCCATATTAAGCTCTTGAAGTAAAGGATCAGCGTTGGCTTGTTGAGATGCGATTCAGCGAAACCATCCAAGCTTACCGGCCAGGTAGTCACCCGTGATGAAGTCGACCTCGCCGTACTTGGCTTGGTTGTACATATGGTCGCCCGGGTCGGCTGTCAACAAGCAAAGCCGTTAGCCATCTCTTCTCGCTGAAGCACAGCTTGGCTCCTCTCACTCAGAGCGCCCGAGCAATTAGCGATGCGGACAGGTCGTTTCGCCATGGTTATCGGGGGATAGCGTAACAAGGTGGTACGAAAACTAGGTAGTAGAGTTGGTTACTTTGCAGTCATTACCTCACTGGGCACGGAGCGCCCTGTATGTTTATACCTGTTTTACGGGAATCATGTCTCGGACAGCCAGCCGGAAGGCGACCTCATcacatcctctcctctcctctaggtagaggtaacctAGCGAGCCTAGGTACCTGACGGCGCGCCAAAGGTGATGTGCCTCGCGTATCCCAAGCAGCTGACACCACAGTTGGCGACACCAACTGGCACCATGCCGATGACGCACGGCGAGTAAGTAGTCTGGGCCGACGAGTGACGAGTCAGCGGTTGTGGGCGTTCCAGATTTCCGCTTGTTGATCCGTTTCCCATACAAAACAAGCCCTGTTGTTGATTTGCGGTGAAATAGTTAATTGATGTTAAGGAGTTTGCTGGCAACCTGGGTTAAGCACTAGCGCTTGGCGCCAAGACCTTTTGTTgcaggaggaagatggggcGGGTCCTTTACATACGATATACATATATaccgtatatatatataaccgcTGACTCGTCTCAGGGGCGACAAGTatcagtacctctaccattTTCTCCACGCCTGCTACCTGTAGAGGTCTTGCCGGCCTGCGAATTGATGTCCCGTCACGATTGCCCGCAATAGCACTTTGTCTTGTCCTTTGCGATATGAATGATTCCGGCAACCCCGACCATAGCCTAGCCCCGGCAGTGACCGCCTCCCGGGCCAGGACTTCCCCCCCGCGTGCCCGCAAATCAGTCGGCTCGCTCGACAAGAAACGCGAGCGTGACCGGCGTGCCCAGCAGAACCTGCGCACCAAGCGCCTAGAGCGCATCCAAGAGCTCGAGCAGCGCATAGTGATGCTCGACGACAAAGTGCGGAAGTACCATTACATTTGTGACCGCCTGTCCCAGGAGAACAAACTCCTGCGCACGCGTCAAAATGACATCCGGCACTTGGTCGCTTCCTGGGGTCCCGAAGACGGCCTCTTCCTGGAACCGAGCTTTAGCACCGAGGCTTCATTGGTGGGCGATACGGGCTTTCTAGGCGCTGTGCCTGAACCATGGCCCACCGCCGTCATCTCGGAGACCGAGTCGGCGGCCCAGGCCATGATGGAGTTCAGACGGGGCAGCCCAGAAGGGATGGCATTCTCACCGCCCGAGTTGCCGACGGATTCTGCAATTCCTCGCTGGAGCATGACGCCCTTccacgatgatgacgatgctATCATGACCGACTGCTTCAGGCTCTGGCTGCAGAGGCCAGACTTGGTCGAGTCGTCTCCGGAGTCTCCCACGCCGCTGGAACTCCTTTACGGGTCTAAACGCAACTTTCTGGCAGACGTGATACACCAAGCCTTACGGAAATGCCCTTACCTGGACCCTGAGCGACTGGCCGTCGGTTGGTTGTGCTACTACTTCATCAAGTGGATGATATGTCCGACCGAAGCGGCCTACTTACGCCTGCAGCCATGGCAGCTGCCTGTCGAGGAGCAACTGCAGAAGAAGCATCCTTACTTCATCGACCTGCTGTGGTTTCCTGGCCTACGGGCCAACATGATTAACAAGCAGCACCAATATGACCTCGCGGATGCCTTCGCTCTCTTGACTTGTTGCGCCAAGGTGCGGTGGCCATGGGGCAAGAACTTCCTCGAACCTGGCGAGGACGGCCAGTTCCGGATGGTGCCAGAGTTCTATGACACCTTCACAAGGATCGAGGGATGGGGCCTAACAGACGAGCTCATAATGCGGTACCCGGCGATTGTGGACGGGTTAGATATTGAGTCGATACGCTTCCGGATTGCCTGAGAATTCTTTTAAAGTCGACTGTCTTGAAATACCAACTGGAGTTCATAATGCCTCTCTATAATCGTCTGGGCTAGAAACGCCCTCCAGACCCAATACCGCCGATTCGCAAAAATCTTGGTACTCCCCCTGGAtctcgccttcttctgcaTCTACCCTGCCAGTGGGGTCGCCCCCGAGCATCCCGGTCTCAGAGTGACGGCATTGTTGGAACCACTGAGTAAGTGGTTCTCGATGCACAACATCCATCAACCGAAGATGTGGATGTTTGCATGTTTATATGATGTACACGCAAACGCCCTGATATAAATATCATCGTGTCCGCGTCGGCATGGCTCGCCGACACAAGGCCATTCGCGATCCGCCTAACTCGACTCTTTAGCCTCCACATCACACATTGATTTCACCATGGCAGCCCGATACTCCATCCCCTCCGAGACCAAGAAGCTGCTCCTGGAGGGTATTCTCGCAAACCCGCTGATTCGAAAGAACCTCCCTGCTGGCGCTTCTGAGGCCGCTAACAAGGTATCCTTTGTCGGCAGCGATTCTCCGAGCTTACCGGTCAACTGGCGTTTTGCCGAGAGCATCTCCGCCCTCAAGGGGTATGAAGCCACCATACTCAACGTGCTTCTGAAAGAGAAGTACGGCATCGAGCCTGTCCCTGTGACAATTAATACGTAAGAAACTCCCCCCTCTAAGCTTCCATCTTCACACGAGTTGTATATGTACCACCATGACCAAAAAATGGCTTAGGCTGACGGGATATGTAATCGAACGTCAAGAGACCACGCCCAGCTATTTATTATGTCGACTTTAATCTGGACCCTAGATTCGGCCGGCGTGAATCTGCCTGCAAGCTGCATTACCGACCCCTCCAGGAGGGCGGAGCTGGAAAAGTACTTCCCATCCTGGGACAAACACAACAGCGTAGGTAGCTGGTACCGCGCTGATGCGACCAACATATACAAGACAAAAGACGAAAAGTTCTTCCATCTCCACGGTGAGTCCTGTTTGTGCGTTGCTTTGACTGATACCTATGCAAAGTAATAAGCTGACTACCGAAATCTCTTTTACCGTGATGTATATATAGGCTCTATGAACCCTGACCCGACACTCAAGTCCATTGGCCTACCAGCAAACATGGACTTCACAACCCCGGAGGAGGCCACCGCGTATATCCAGGACGCGGTGGCCAAATACACAGCCGAGGAGCTCCAGACTCTGGCTGATGGGCACAGGCAAGCAGGCACCATTTGCTGGACGAAGGAGGAGTTCAAGGCGTCCGAGCACGGCAAGGCCAACGCCGATGCCGGCCTCTTTGATCTCGAGGCGGTCCCCAACCCGAATCAGGGGCCCGGCTGGTGGACATCCATCCCGCGTACCTCGCCGGCTCGCCCTCTTGCGGGCCTCAAAGTTGTCGACCTGACCCGCGTCATCGCCGGCCCATCCATCGCGCGCGGCCTCGCCGAGCTCGGCGCCAGCGTCATGCGTATCACCGCACCGCACCTTCCTGACATGTCGGTGCTGCACCCGGATCTGAACCACGGAAAATGGAATGCGTGCCTCGACCTGCGCGAGGAGGCGGACAGGAAGAAGCTCCGGGACCTCATTCTCGGGGCTGACGTCTTCCTGCAGGGCTACCGACCGGGTGTGCTGGACAAATACGGGTTTGGCGAGGATGACGTGATCAAGATGTGCGAGGCCCGTGGCAGGGGCATCGTGTACTGCGGTGAGAACTGTTACGGGTGGCGTGGACCGTGGATGGGCCGCTCGGGATGGCAGCAGATCAGTGATGCGGTAAGGATATGTAGCCCCCCCACAGTACCTACCCTGTCCGGACTTGGTGTGCTGACGTTAAGGATTAAAGTGCTGTGGCGTGTCCTATGAGTTTGGTAGGGCGATGGGCAACAACGAGCCTGTCACCCCTGTGTTCCCGAACTCGGATTACTGGTAAGTCCCCCGCCACGGGATTCTTAGCTATGATCGAGGTTGCCCTGACGAGTATTCCTAGCACCGGGGTATGCGGAGTAGTTGGTATCATCACGGCGCTCCTTCGCCAGGCCGAGCACGGAGGCTCGTATAAGGTgaaggtacgtacctaccacCTCGCTCCAAATGCGAATCATGAAGACAACAACATGTCGCTTCTAGCTAGCACCTGCTAACAGACAAGTGTAGGTCGCTCTGAACTACTACTCTCAGTGGCTAGTTAACAGCTGTGGCATGTATCCCCTGGAGGTATGGCAAGACGTGTGGCAGCGCAACGGCTCGCCCGTTTTCCGGCACTATCACTCGATGCATTACCTCATGCCGAGGGTTCTCGGGGCGGTGCAGAAGAGCAGCGCCGACAAGCTCTTCAAGGAAGAGTTCTTTACCCAGTATTTTGTCAAGTCTTTGGGTAAGACGATGCGCATCGTGGCCCCGATCCTGCAGTTCCCCAACCAGGGGGTGAAGCTCGGGTTCGATGTTGGGACTCGGACAAACGGCGTGGACGAGGCGAGGTGGCCCCAGGATCTTAGCGTTGAGAATGTTGAGTAGTGGCAGTACTCGTGTTGGCTCGAAATGCCAGTCACACCCCTTAGCCCGACCAAGGTACGGGGTGTGGCacattaggtaggtaagcatggtgatgttgacacGCGGATTTATATCGTTGGCAGGCATCATAGAGTTGTGTGCATATTCGTATTGCTAATTGAGTTCctaaggtacctatgtacaagCATCGACTGTTGCACATTGAATACAAGAAGAGATGTAGATATGTACTTGAAGAGTGACCCGTTTGATTCAATCAGGCCTGAAGTGACTCGGTAGAAAATGAAAGTACCTCCGTGCAAGGAAATTCAAATTGAAACAAGTTGATGTGGCAAGCAAGCTTCCCTTGCCTCCTGTGGGGATTGGctgcctacctacttagCAAGTAAACACAGCAGGACCGGGGATGGTATAAGTGGCAGCTGTTTCCATGACCGTTAGCAATAGTTTTCATATTTCCTCTCCCCTCATCATCTTTCCcaaatagaaaaagaaagaaaagaagaagaaaaaaagaaactcaCCCTGGTAAGCATCATAAGTAACCCCCGGATCAGTACTCTTGTACGCGCCCGGGAAACTGACCAGTCCCGAGCTGGGCGTCTTGGTTCCCGAACCTGTCACCTGCAACTGATGGCATCCCGGGTAGAACTGAGCACCAGGATAAGAGTAGGCGCTGTGCAGCGCAATGATCTCGTGCCTAACCAGATAGTAACCGGGCTTGAGGCAGGACGGGATGGCGTACTCGTAGTTGGCCGGGGCGGTCATGAGGGGGGTCTGAATTATTTTTGTCGTCAGTGTCAATCAACGTTTTCCATACCAAGGATAGGCAAAGATCGAGCGAAGCGAGCaagataaaaaaagaaaaaaagaaaaagggaaagaaagggaaagaaaaagggaaagaaaactCACAGCAGCCCAAACATTACTCgttccctccctcccaccTTCCTTAATCTTGAACCACACCTTATCACTGGCGCTAGGGGTCCAGTCCTGGCACCCCGTGTCGGGACAGCGGGCCATGTAGGTGATGACGGGTCCCACGTGCGAGTCGGGCCAAATGGTCCAGCGCAAAGTGACAGTCGatccggcggcggcggacgcATGAAGCTTGGCCGGGGCTGAGTCGGCGTTGCACTGAATGGCGAGGGAAGTGACGTCTTCGACGGGGCCGTTGCCGGGAATCTTACGAGAGATTCGATCGGGGGGCTataggggagggagggagaaaaAGTTAGGAGCGGATGGGAAAGTTTGGGATTATGGGTgtaaggggaggggagaagaaAACTTACGCTGCCCATGTAGGGGTCCTGGTACGGCTACATGATGTATAGAGTGTGAGTTTGTGAGATCCAAGTCAGAGGTcacggtgatggtgatggtgttacCTGGTAGAACTGTGAGGTTGTTAGCAGGTTTTCCTCAGTATAGTCCAAGATGAAGGTAGGTATTCATACTTGATAAAACTGACCACCAATAGTGGCGTTATCAACAAAGCCGTGAGCGGCCACCAGGCCGATGGAAGCCAAAAGAGTCGCAAAGGTCTTCATCTTGGTCTTTGTCGAGTGCAAGTTTGAGCTGACTGTCCAACCTCTGTCTGACAACAAGCGagcctctttccttttccatccGGGTCTCAACTCCAGTATATATACCGTTCCTATATGCGGCTCTTCCTTTGACCTAGACCCAAGCCATAACTTACGAGCCCGGTTCGTCGCACCTAGCCATGTGGACTCAAACCAGACGTTCGGATATTCCGACGTCTCGATCCGGGTATGGCATcaaacccaaaaaaaaaaaaaaaaaaaaaaaccattaAACCAGGTTCAGATAGAAGAAAGACTTGGCGATCCCGCTCTCCTACGTTTCATCATACTGTATTTGGTAGCTGGACAGGGGACGGAGGCTGTACGATCCACCCTTACCCTTGAGGATAAGTTCTCCAAAGTCGTTGGGGAAGATGATACCGACAGGGCAGAATGGACAAGCTTGGGTTGATCCGCCAAGAAAAAAGACGCGCGTCAATGGGCCTTAATGGAAACatatggtgatggtggtgataggGCAAGTTTGAGGTTTCTAGCTTGGAAGAGGCGTACGCCATTGACAAACGGGGCACCATCTTCCGAGCTATTGCTTTGCTGTTGGAATTACCACAAGAATTGACCCACCAATGGTATAACCACCGAGCGCGCGCGGGGGAATTCAAGGAGTGTGTGTTGGGAGGAACTACCATATTGTAGAGAATGCGCATCGTAATGATGGTGAGGGGAGAGCGTCGACGTTACAGTCATATGCGTGGTGCGTAGTCCAGTTGTAGTCCATATCGGATCAAGTTCCCGTCAAGAGTCTTGGTATCGACGTGAACAGTGAAAAAAGTGATCAACAGAGGGGAAGATACCAGGAAACTGTTCCCGAAAAGCCGCTATGGTGTGAACTTCGGGATAATTTTCCAACGTTGGCTTCTGAAACTGTAAAAGCAATCAGTCTAGCTGGTCCGCAAATAATCCGTTCAATCACCGGGGCCGACCGAGCACCCACACAAAATCCCGGATGCCGGCCGACCTCCGAGTTTGGTGATCCACTCCTCCGTACTGTACCGGTGTATTGATCATGGCCCCGTGTCCTACCGGCATTCGAACATCGATTGTATTGTCCGCTTGCCAGATTCCTGCCAGTCCCCAGTGAGGAAGAGGGCTTGCGACTGACAGTGTAGGACATGCCAATTGCAAAATAGCAATGCTGTGAGTCAACTTTTGGGGCAATGATAAGCGCTTACTCCTCCACACGCTACTACGTCTCTAGGACAAACTGGGGAAAGGGTGATGAATCTAGGCTGACTTGACGCATAGAGACCCAGTGAGATGGTCGAATCGTGGAGCCTCATGAGTTGGCAAAAAGCCTCAATGTTGGGCTCAACCATCGCTTGACCAGTATGTAATCCCAACAAAACACACAAAATCCTCATGAATAGTCAGCAGGCATGGAGACTCCGGAGGAATCATCGCCGGATCAAATACTTCGTCCACCGGTCAATTCATCGGCTGATGAGATTCGACTTCTCGACATCTTTCCATCCGAAAACAAGTCTTCTCCGATAGCATGCAGTTACCGCGTGATTAGTCTGAAGCCTAGCGATGGGCAACAAATACCTTTTTACGAGACTTTGTCTTATGCGTGGCAAGATGCCGGCAGCGACCCAGAAACAGAGGCGCCTCAAATCCTCATCGACCATACCTCTTTCCCAGTCTCAGCGAGCCTCCTACGAGCGCTGCGGCGGCTTCGATTTCCCGACCGTATAAGGACGATATGGATAGACGCAGTATGCATCAATCAATCCGACAACGTCGAAAAGACCCAACAAGTCAATCTTATGCGCCGCATCTACGCCTCATGTACCCAGTGTAATATCTGGCTGGGATATCCACGAGATGTAGGTGTCTCTGAGGAAGACGCGCAAGCGGCTTTCGACACTATCGCTTGGATCAGCGCGACAGGCGAAGCGATGGACGCCAGGTTCAGTGGGATGGATGTACCTAACCCGGCTCTGCCGGATTGGTTTCAGGATGGTGAAGATGGCGGAAAGGAGGGACTGAATGGCGAGTTGCGGCTGAGGGCGACCGAAGCGTTCTACAAGCTCTTTAGAACGCCCTGGTGGTCACGAGTGTGGACCGTGCAAGAGGCGATCCTCCCTCCTGCCGCGACGGTGTATTGGGGCGCCTGTGAGATGTCGTGGCATCTGTTTGACATGGCGTCTGAGGCAATCATGGGGCCTACTGATGGAAGGCGAGATGAGCACGTTGGCGATCTAATGCCAGACGAGTTTAACAGGTTACAGCTGCTAAACTACCTGACTTGTCTTATGAGGGGTATCAGCTTCTCGTCTGCTGGTGAAGAGCCTGTATCCACGCTGTATCGCTGGCGCGATAGGAAATCCACGGACCTGAGGGATAAGGTGTACG belongs to Neurospora crassa OR74A linkage group IV, whole genome shotgun sequence and includes:
- a CDS encoding CAIB/BAIF family protein; this translates as MAARYSIPSETKKLLLEGILANPLIRKNLPAGASEAANKVSFVGSDSPSLPVNWRFAESISALKGYEATILNVLLKEKYGIEPVPVTINTDHAQLFIMSTLIWTLDSAGVNLPASCITDPSRRAELEKYFPSWDKHNSVGSWYRADATNIYKTKDEKFFHLHGSMNPDPTLKSIGLPANMDFTTPEEATAYIQDAVAKYTAEELQTLADGHRQAGTICWTKEEFKASEHGKANADAGLFDLEAVPNPNQGPGWWTSIPRTSPARPLAGLKVVDLTRVIAGPSIARGLAELGASVMRITAPHLPDMSVLHPDLNHGKWNACLDLREEADRKKLRDLILGADVFLQGYRPGVLDKYGFGEDDVIKMCEARGRGIVYCGENCYGWRGPWMGRSGWQQISDACCGVSYEFGRAMGNNEPVTPVFPNSDYCTGVCGVVGIITALLRQAEHGGSYKVKVALNYYSQWLVNSCGMYPLEVWQDVWQRNGSPVFRHYHSMHYLMPRVLGAVQKSSADKLFKEEFFTQYFVKSLGKTMRIVAPILQFPNQGVKLGFDVGTRTNGVDEARWPQDLSVENVE
- a CDS encoding endoglucanase IV — translated: MKTFATLLASIGLVAAHGFVDNATIGGQFYQPYQDPYMGSPPDRISRKIPGNGPVEDVTSLAIQCNADSAPAKLHASAAAGSTVTLRWTIWPDSHVGPVITYMARCPDTGCQDWTPSASDKVWFKIKEGGREGTSNVWAATPLMTAPANYEYAIPSCLKPGYYLVRHEIIALHSAYSYPGAQFYPGCHQLQVTGSGTKTPSSGLVSFPGAYKSTDPGVTYDAYQAATYTIPGPAVFTC